Proteins encoded by one window of Aspergillus puulaauensis MK2 DNA, chromosome 4, nearly complete sequence:
- a CDS encoding putative formin binding protein (COG:A;~EggNog:ENOG410PPJM;~InterPro:IPR036236,IPR013085,IPR040023,IPR003604;~PFAM:PF06220;~go_function: GO:0003676 - nucleic acid binding [Evidence IEA];~go_function: GO:0008270 - zinc ion binding [Evidence IEA];~go_process: GO:0000398 - mRNA splicing, via spliceosome [Evidence IEA]) produces the protein MAEYWKSAPKFWCKQCKIYIRDTAFEKTQHEATAKHQSSLKRFLREIHRDNERQQRDSQRAKDEVERLRNSVVGGGKTGYDHSSWKKGSSAAAAAAPQRPVSVEERKKQMAQLAEMGVAIPDDYRGEMALAGDWQTVSEKAIRPEEQEGEEKQPTLGVRKRKHELDIDEEEEEAKQEAERFVSKGWGSRTRQYPGAKDEEDEDLDALLASTKEVKKTKDLGTGEGEGTPAEEKSQTEDRPSDGTPAKEEEPSTASAGVVFKKRKPKAMKK, from the exons ATGGCAGAATACTGGAAATCAGCA CCAAAATTCTGGTGCAAACAATGCAAGATATACATTCGCGACACAGCATTCGAAAAGACGCAACATGAAGCGACAGCAAAACACCAGAGCAGCCTAAAGCGGTTCCTACGAGAAATCCACCGCGACAACGAGCGGCAGCAACGAGACTCACAGCGCGCAAAGGACGAAGTTGAGCGGTTACGGAATTCAGTTGTTGGCGGTGGGAAGACGGGATATGATCATTCGTCATGGAAGAAGGGTTCttctgctgcggctgctgcagcgccgcagcgaCCTGTTTCGGTGGAAGAGCGGAAAAAGCAGATGGCGCAGCTTGCGGAGATGGGGGTTGCGATCCCAGATGATTACAGGGGTGAGATGGCGTTGGCGGGGGATTGGCAGACAGTTTCTGAGAAGGCTATACGACCGGAGGAACaggagggggaagagaaacAGCCTACGCTCGGGGTACGGAAACGGAAGCACGAATTGGATatagatgaggaggaagaggaggcgaagCAGGAGGCTGAGCGGTTTGTTAGCAAGGGGTGGGGGTCAAGGACGCGGCAATATCCTGGTGcgaaggatgaagaggatgaggatctgGATGCGCTTCTGGCTTCTACGAAGGAAGTGAAGAAGACTAAGGATTTGGGGACGGGGGAAGGCGAAGGCACACCAGCCGAAGAAAAGTCCCAGACGGAGGACCGCCCGAGTGATGGGACACCAGctaaggaagaagagccttCAACAGCCAGCGCGGGCGTGGTATTCAAGAAACGCAAGCCCAAGGCCATGAAAAAATAG
- a CDS encoding putative C6 finger domain protein (COG:S;~EggNog:ENOG410PJQ9;~InterPro:IPR036864,IPR001138;~PFAM:PF00172;~go_function: GO:0000981 - DNA-binding transcription factor activity, RNA polymerase II-specific [Evidence IEA];~go_function: GO:0008270 - zinc ion binding [Evidence IEA];~go_process: GO:0006355 - regulation of transcription, DNA-templated [Evidence IEA]), translating to MADTTEHTLPPGEQPQPAAEAAVDPGDNVSTEPSHAHTDEQSHPPIDVSLPPIDKTLPDHDTSLPAIDTSLPSMDSTIPALPPIDTSLPPLDTTMPAMDDLHGTEHFSFDRFDEETSGHDFETGTTEHIHQTTEHHGDSSTPVPQNSVSSNGVHPPPGQQHQHYEQQPPQHHYSPQQNALTQHHQQSPAQTHQQPQLPPDMYHSQNSASPPLTNPSMQGQASHIPQAPIGSPMPPMASVSQYMAGYPSQMGMNSGGQMHYQLQGDANKMLSASRHKKEVKRRTKTGCLTCRKRRIKCDEGHPVCRNCVKSKRECLGYDPVFKQPTPSAIQPAPNPQPSLVVNPQDPSPNSTTTQPQSSYPTAPPGYVPASSQPFAPSQSPSTSAERFEYNSSIDPSLNQNNSPDMASVQNVTDGGLQPTVNPATTTTGNSEPTSFRLKQVQISDLLALRGIPPPPPHPITALPPNRLEEIQAVFLATYAPAIDRFFETRWFSEKALSHLLANAQLMAEYSALIEAFNDRNLSDPNVLARLESFEASIVWSTITLCRHVMNVSNGSQQDYDLLATSKRLDVIEAMITGDHLDSNPLAQFPTREPAANPPSLPDQLTQRQLDFWSAIGYFLTLHDNEASAAKEIDDTLGRSRTLLDTFENRDVIYSIAIARHLGQRWADFPHSFPQPITTNEKDAGAKLYVAQKFLEQEAGGKGTTQVIKRLCGMVVRSWFVSRE from the exons ATGGCCGATACAACAGAGCACACTCTGCCTCCGGGCgagcagccccagccagcTGCAGAGGCCGCCGTTGACCCGGGAGACAATGTTTCTACGGAGCCCTCACACGCGCATACAGACGAACAGTCACATCCGCCCATCGATGTTTCGCTGCCCCCGATTGACAAAACCTTACCGGACCACGACACATCCCTCCCAGCCATAGATACATCACTACCGTCAATGGATTCAACGATACCAGCGCTACCTCCAATTGATACGTCACTACCGCCGTTGGATACCACGATGCCCGCTATGGATGATCTACATGGCACCGAGCACTTCTCATTTGACAGATTCGACGAGGAAACTTCCGGCCACGATTTTGAAACTGGAACCACGGAACATATCCATCAGACCACAGAGCACCATGGAGACTCATCAACCCCTGTTCCTCAAAACTCAGTCTCGTCAAACGGCGTACATCCACCTCCTGgtcaacagcatcaacacTATGAGCAACAGCCTCCGCAACATCATTACTCGCCTCAGCAGAATGCGTTGACACAGCATCATCAGCAATCACCGGCACAAACGCATCAGCAGCCACAACTGCCTCCTGACATGTACCACAGCCAGAATAGCGCTTCCCCTCCTCTGACGAACCCTTCGATGCAAGGACAGGCGTCGCACATCCCGCAGGCCCCCATTGGATCGCCGATGCCTCCGATGGCATCGGTGAGCCAGTACATGGCAGGGTATCCATCGCAGATGGGGATGAATTCAGGAGGACAAATGCATTATCAGCTCCAGGGAGATGCGAACAAGATGCTATCGGCTAGCAGGCACAAGAAGGAAGTTAAGCGTCGGACGAAAACCGGATGTTTAACATGTCGCAAGCGACGGATTAAG TGTGACGAAGGCCACCCCGTTTGCCGCAACTGCGTCAAGAGCAAGCGTGAATGCTTAGGCTACGACCCCGTCTTCAAACAACCCACTCCATCTGCGATCCAGCCAGCTCCTAATCCTCAGCCTTCGCTCGTGGTCAACCCGCAAGACCCTTCCCCCAATTCAACAACTACTCAACCTCAATCATCCTACCCTACTGCCCCTCCTGGCTACGTACCGGCCTCATCCCAACCCTTCGCTCCCTCGCAGTCTCCATCGACATCTGCAGAACGCTTCGAGTACAATTCGTCCATTGACCCTTCACTCAACCAAAACAACTCGCCTGACATGGCCAGCGTCCAGAATGTTACTGATGGAGGCCTGCAACCAACTGTTAATCCCGCGACAACCACAACTGGGAACTCGGAGCCGACAAGCTTCAGGT TAAAACAAGTTCAGATAAGCGATCTTCTGGCTTTGCGAGGCATCCCACCCccacctcctcatcccaTCACTGCTCTTCCACCCAATCGCCTCGAGGAAATCCAAGCTGTTTTCCTTGCGACATACGCTCCTGCAATTGATCGGTTCTTCGAGACCCGCTGGTTTTCGGAGAAAGCGCTGAGTCACCTCTTAGCGAACGCGCAATTGATGGCCGAATATTCCGCATTGATCGAAGCGTTCAACGACAGAAACCTGAGCGACCCTAACGTTCTCGCGCGGTTGGAAAGCTTTGAAGCGTCGATTGTTTGGAGTACCATCACCTTATGTCGCCATGTGATGAATGTATCGAATGGGAGCCAGCAGGATTATGATCTCCTAGCTACTTCCAAACGGCTCGACGTGATTGAAGCGATGATCACTGGCGACCATCTCGACTCAAATCCTCTTGCACAATTCCCGACCCGGGAACCCGCCGCCAACCCGCCGTCATTACCAGATCAATTGACCCAGCGTCAGCTAGACTTCTGGAGTGCGATTGGCTacttcctcaccctccacGACAATGAAGCCAGCGCTGCGAAGGAGATCGACGATACACTGGGTCGTTCTCGTACGCTTCTAGATACGTTTGAGAACCGAGATGTCATCTACTCAATTGCAATTGCCCGCCACCTTGGCCAGCGATGGGCCGATTTCCCGCACAGCTTCCCCCAGCCGATCACCACGAACGAGAAAGACGCCGGAGCCAAGCTTTATGTTGCGCAGAAATTCCTTGAACAAGAAGCCGGCGGAAAAGGTACCACACAGGTCATTAAACGTCTATGTGGTATGGTCGTCCGATCTTGGTTTGTTTCGCGAGAATAA
- a CDS encoding D-mandelate dehydrogenase-like dehydrogenase (COG:C;~EggNog:ENOG410PFMM;~InterPro:IPR006140,IPR036291,IPR006139,IPR029753, IPR029752;~PFAM:PF03446,PF00389,PF02826;~go_function: GO:0016616 - oxidoreductase activity, acting on the CH-OH group of donors, NAD or NADP as acceptor [Evidence IEA];~go_function: GO:0051287 - NAD binding [Evidence IEA];~go_process: GO:0055114 - oxidation-reduction process [Evidence IEA]), translating to MPGKPKVLLLGSIVHAHSTWNSLGDIAELVTPAATNRADFIAECKSGKLDGVVVAYRTFDSASITGNFDEELVNALPTSLTFLAHCGAGYDQVDVHACSARSPPLRVSNTPTAVDDATADVNMFLIIGALRNFNAGMHALRENKWRGNPLPRLGHDPENKVLGILGMGGIGRNLKKKAESFGMKVVYHNRRELSAELSDGAKYVTFDELLAQSDVISLNLPLNKHTRHIISTAEFAKMKDGVVVVNTARGAVMDEDALVKALDSGKVYSAGLDVFEEEPKVHPGLVSNPNVLLVPHMGTWTVETQTGMEEWAIGNVRVALETGKLKSPVPEQADL from the exons ATGCCCGGCAAGCCAAAGGTTCTGCTCCTCGGGAGCATCGTGCA CGCACACTCGACCTGGAACTCCCTCGGAGACATCGCCGAACTCGTAACACCCGCCGCTACAAACCGCGCAGACTTCATTGCAGAATGCAAATCCGGCAAGCTGGATGGCGTCGTCGTCGCATACCGCACCTTCGATTCCGCCTCGATCACGGGCAACTTCGATGAGGAGCTTGTCAACGCCCTACCTACCTCACTGACATTCTTAGCGCACTGCG GTGCCGGCTACGACCAAGTCGACGTGCACGCCTGCAGCGCACGCTCTCCCCCGCTCCGCGTCTCCAACACCCCCAccgccgtcgacgacgcAACCGCAGACGTAAACATGTTCCTAATCATCGGCGCCCTGCGCAATTTCAACGCCGGCATGCACGCCCTCCGCGAAAACAAGTGGCGCGGAAACCCGCTCCCCCGCCTCGGCCACGACCCAGAGAACAAGGTCCTCGGTATCCTGGGTATGGGCGGGATAGGCCGCAacctgaagaagaaggccgagtcGTTCGGGATGAAGGTTGTCTACCATAACCGTCGGGAGTTGAGTGCGGAGCTGTCAGATGGCGCCAAATATGTGACGTTCGATGAGCTGTTGGCGCAGAGTGATGTGATTAGTTTGAACTTGCCGTTGAAC aaacACACCCGCCACATCATCAGCACAGCCGAATTCGCCAAAATGAAGGACGGCGTTGTGGTTGTCAACACCGCGCGCGGAGCAGtcatggatgaagatgcccTCGTCAAGGCCCTCGACAGCGGGAAAGTCTACTCCGCCGGTCTAGACGTCTTCGAAGAAGAGCCCAAGGTCCACCCGGGTCTTGTCTCAAATCCGAATGTCCTCCTTGTTCCGCACATGGGGACGTGGACTGTTGAG ACACAAACCGGAATGGAGGAGTGGGCGATTGGGAACGTGCGGGTGGCGCTGGAGACGGGGAAGCTGAAGAGTCCGGTGCCGGAGCAGGCGGATCTATAG
- a CDS encoding putative cell cycle control protein (Cwf19) (COG:S;~EggNog:ENOG410PHHX;~InterPro:IPR040194,IPR006767,IPR006768,IPR036265;~PFAM:PF04677,PF04676), with amino-acid sequence MTLEDFEKSLAEEQERESRPERSDKEKHRHRHHDRDRDRRDRDRDRSREHRHRHRSHRHRSRSREKGSDRASESRRDDGGHRHKRSRHSSDHGDDRDHHKRRHRESREEEQSAPAAEVTQEEPTRMKRDAWMEAPSSLDIDYVQRRDKTRLEEEAKPRMLQADFELKIHNRELNTHLRDLKEGKALEDIEQEPAEHEVNYTFGDAGSGWRMTKLKGVYREAEESGRSAEEIAVERFGDLRSFDDAREEEAELDRRETYGEGYVGKEKPTGELFRERKQEENVHRDPHEHLRNPEKEFSASGQGKPMETEPPAQTTQHLDLTALNKLKAQMMRAKLKGAPDAAELEEQYNAAAASMANKKEPDVMVLGVMENRMLAGKRNEVKNVETKRGLERGKVEENEDMTIEDMVQEERRSRGQFGGEGRRLAERIAKDGKFENDLEYMDDNASKLARRVHRSEIDLKSTTIGELQKMNRILDNCPLCHHEDTNTPPIAPVVSLATRVYMTLPTEPEISPGGATIVPTQHRTNLLECDDDEWEEIRNFMKSLTRMYHDQGRDVIFYENAAQPHRKRHASMEAVPLPYSLGETSPAFFKEAILSADEEWTQHRKLIDTLAKSKQGLGRNAFRRTLAKEMPYFHVWFQLDGGLGHVVEDSNRWPKGDLFAREVIGGMLDAGPEVIKRQGRWTRGGDRRVGAFQNRWRKFDWTRVLVEG; translated from the exons ATGACGCTGGAGGATTTCGAGAAATCCCTTGCGGAGGAGCAAGAGCGCGAAAGTCGGCCGGAGAGGagcgacaaggagaagcatCGTCACCGGCATCACGACCGCGACAGAGACcgccgagaccgagaccgagaccgcaGCAGAGagcatcgacatcgacatcgcTCGCACCGTCACCGATCGCGATCCCGAGAGAAAGGCTCAGATAGAGCCAGTGAATCACGCAGGGATGATGGCGGTCATCGGCATAAGCGGTCGCGACATTCCTCGGATCATGGAGACGACCGGGATCACCACAAACGTCGACATCGCGAGAGTCGCGAAGAGGAACAATCCGCTCCCGCCGCAGAAGTAACCCAGGAAGAGCCTACACGAATGAAGAGAGACGCATGGATGGAAGCACCATCTTCCTTGGACATTGACTATGTGCAACGGCGCGATAAAACACGTCTTGAGGAGGAAGCCAAGCCGCGAATGCTGCAAGCGGACTTCGAACTTAAAATCCACAACAGGGAGCTGAACACCCATTTGCGAGACCTTAAGGAAGGAAAGGctcttgaagatattgaaCAAGAGCCGGCCGAGCATGAAGTGAATTACACATTTGGCGACGCAGGTTCCGGCTGGAGAATGACCAAACTCAAAGGTGTATAcagggaggcggaggaaagCGGGCGTTCTGCGGAGGAGATTGCCGTCGAACGCTTTGGCGATCTGCGCTCCTTCGACGATGCTcgtgaggaggaagctgaatTGGATAGACGCGAAACATATGGTGAAGGCTACGTTGGGAAGGAAAAGCCCACGGGCGAATTATTCCGGGAGCGAAAGCAAGAAGAAAACGTGCATCGTGACCCCCATGAGCATCTCCGTAACCCTGAAAAGGAGTTCAGCGCCAGCGGGCAAGGAAAGCCAATGGAGACCGAACCCCCAGCGCAAACCACGCAGCACCTCGATCTGACGGCGCTAAACAAGTTAAAGGCGCAAATGATGAGAGCGAAGCTAAAAGGAGCCCCGGATGCCGCTGAACTTGAGGAACAGTACAATGCGGCCGCGGCATCGATGGCCAATAAAAAGGAACCCGACGTCATGGTGCTTGGTGTGATGGAAAACAGAATGCTCGCTGGAAAGAGAAACGAAGTCAAGAATGTGGAAACAAAACGGGGCTTGGAACGAGGAAAGGTGGAAGAAAACGAGGACATGACGATTGAGGATATGGTCCAAGAGGAGCGCCGGAGTCGCGGCCAATTTGGCGGGGAGGGTCGACGTCTAGCGGAGAGGATCGCAAAGGACGGCAAATTTGAA AATGATTTGGAGTATATGGATGACAATGCCTCCAAACTGGCCCGCCGGGTGCACCGATCGGAGATTGACCTCAAGAGCACCACGATCGGCGAGCTACAGAAGATGAACCGGATTCTAGACAACTGCCCTCTATGCCACCACGAGGACACGAACACACCCCCGATTGCCCCGGTGGTATCCCTCGCCACACGAGTTTACATGACGCTTCCCACGGAACCCGAAATCAGCCCTGGAGGAGCTACCATTGTGCCGACCCAGCACCGAACCAATCTGCTAGAATGTGACGACGACGAATGGGAGGAGATCCGCAATTTCATGAAGAGCCTCACCCGCATGTACCACGACCAAGGCCGCGATGTGATCTTCTACGAAAACGCCGCTCAGCCCCACCGCAAGAGGCACGCATCTATGGAAGCCGTCCCTCTTCCCTACAGTCTTGGGGAAACATCCCCGGCTTTCTTCAAAGAAGCGATCCTCTCCGCCGACGAGGAGTGGACGCAGCACCGCAAACTGATCGATACGCTAGCAAAGTCCAAACAGGGCCTAGGCCGGAACGCCTTCCGACGCACCCTCGCCAAGGAAATGCCCTACTTTCACGTCTGGTTCCAGCTCGACGGTGGTCTGGGCCATGTGGTCGAGGACTCAAATCGGTGGCCGAAGGGCGATCTCTTCGCGCGGGAAGTCATTGGAGGGATGCTGGACGCGGGTCCAGAGGTTATCAAGCGGCAGGGACGCTGGACGAGGGGAGGGGACCGACGGGTTGGCGCGTTCCAGAATCGATGGAGGAAGTTCGACTGGACCAGGGTGCTTGTTGAGGGGTGA
- a CDS encoding putative ATP binding protein (BUSCO:EOG09263QH4;~COG:L;~EggNog:ENOG410PFDS;~InterPro:IPR004130,IPR027417,IPR030230;~PFAM:PF03029;~go_function: GO:0003924 - GTPase activity [Evidence IEA]): MAESSPVTVVCVGMAGSGKTTFMQRINSHLHSKKQPPYVLNLDPAVHSVPFESNIDIRDAINYKEVMKQYNLGPNGGILTSLNLYATKVDQIISLLEKRAAPNPENPAAKPIKHFLVDTPGQIEVFVWSASGSILLETFASSFPTVIAYIIDTPRTSSTSTFMSNMLYACSILYKTKLPMILVFNKTDVQDAEFAKEWMTDFDAFQKALREEEESGQFGTEGGVGGFGSGSGYMGSLLNSMSLMLEEFYRHLNVVGVSAMTGDGIDEFFEAVEEKRKEFEKDYKPELERRKKEREEAQANQREVELGKLMKDMNVGGSRQAKEEPETVSEAEEEAEERAAAVGRAYDPESDDSDDENAPPAGDDEGLSQRYQSALEDSNAAPSDQDFSFVRYLHKSNLNR, translated from the exons ATGGCGGAATCATCTCCAGTGACCGTCGTCTGCGTCGGCATGGCAG GCTCCGGAAAGACGACGTTCATGCAGAGGATTAACTCCCATCTACATTCAAAGAAGCAGCCGCCATACGTGCTGAACCTTGACCCCGCAGTCCACTCCGTTCCGTTCGAAAGCAACATCGATATCCGTGACGCCATCAACTACAAAGAGGTCATGAAGCAGTATAACCTGGGACCTAACGGAGGTATTTTAACATCCTTGAATTTGTACGCAACAAAGGTCGACCAGATCATCTCCCTGCTCGAGAAGCGCGCTGCGCCGAACCCCGAGAACCCCGCCGCAAAGCCGATCAAGCATTTTCTAGTCGATACCCCGGGACAAATTGAAGTTTTCGTATGGAGTGCGTCTGGCAGCATCCTACTTGAGACATTTGCTTCCTCGTTCCCTACCGTGATTGCCTACATTATTGATACGCCCCGCACGAGCTCGACGAGCACCTTTATGAGCAATATGCTCTACGCATGCAGTATTCTATATAAGACCAAGCTTCCGATGATTTTGGTATTCAACAAGACGGATGTTCAGGATGCAGAGTTTGCCAAAGAATGGATGACCGATTTTGATGCGTTCCAGAAGGCACtccgcgaggaagaggagtcTGGTCAATTTGGAACTGAAGGCGGGGTTGGCGGTTTTGGTTCTGGAAGCGGATACATGGGATCTCTTCTCAACAGCATGAGCCTCATGCTTGAGGAGTTCTATCGGCATCTGAATGTCGTAGGGGTCAGTGCGATGACTGGTGATGGAATTGACGAATTTTTCGAAGCGGTCGAAGAGAAGCGCAAGGAATTCGAGAAGGACTATAAGCCGGAGCTTGAGCGACGGAAGAAAGAGCGCGAGGAAGCACAGGCGAACCAACGTGAAGTCGAGCTTGGAAAGTTGATGAAGGATATGAACGTGGGTGGCTCTCGTCAGGCTAAAGAGGAGCCCGAGACTGTCAGtgaagcggaggaggaggctgaagaaagagctgcagcagtAGGGAGGGCCTACGACCCAGAGTCGGACGACAGTGACGACGAGAATGCGCCTCCAgctggagacgatgaagggCTCAGCCAGCGGTATCAAAGCGCACTGGAAGACTCCAATGCTGCGCCGTCTGATCAAGACTTTAGCTTTGTGCGATACCTGCATAAAAGCAACCTCAACCGCTAG
- a CDS encoding uncharacterized protein (COG:S;~EggNog:ENOG410PP0W;~TransMembrane:3 (o12-34i46-69o124-146i)) — protein sequence MDVFYAYTYSTSGWLALQSAALISVPQGISAMLLDETRPATPIEIYFARCLGFSLLTISALTLMLTGSIPLTSGLSDPISTEDPESESDPKAPYAVPTLIVTSAYHAASAFYAYTRYVGDAKGVFLIAIVGYSTIAAVGLWCVLFASSHGRISRRTGVDKRTSGFPFKNKEAKKKHEKGL from the exons ATGGAT GTCTTCTACGCCTACACCTACTCCACATCAGGATGGCTGGCCCTGCAAAGCGCCGCCCTGATCTCAGTCCCGCAGGGCATCTCAGCAATGCTACTTGACGAAACCCGTCCTGCAACTC CAATCGAAATCTACTTCGCCCGCTGTCTAGGCTTCAGCCTCCTCACCATCTCAGCCCTCACTTTAATGCTCACGGGCTCAATCCCCTTAACATCGGGCCTCTCAGACCCCATCTCAACCGAAGACCCGGAATCCGAGTCCGACCCCAAGGCGCCCTACGCTGTGCCGACGCTGATCGTGACATCGGCGTACCATGCCGCGTCGGCGTTCTATGCATACACGCGCTATGTGGGCGATGCCAAGGGCGTCTTCCTGATTGCGATTGTGGGCTACTCGACTATCGCTGCGGTGGGGCTGTGGTGTGTGCTGTTTGCGAGCAGCCATGGGCGGATCAGTCGGCGGACGGGGGTGGATAAGCGCACGTCCGGGTTTCCGTTTAAGAAtaaggaggcgaagaagaagcatgAGAAGGGTCTTTAA
- a CDS encoding purine-nucleoside phosphorylase (COG:F;~EggNog:ENOG410PGQ0;~InterPro:IPR009486;~PFAM:PF06516;~SECRETED:SignalP(1-23);~go_process: GO:0055085 - transmembrane transport [Evidence IEA]), with protein sequence MQFLKSVFAGLLFALSMPSGTGASDLYRQHKISPKVFIVSMFPPEAQIWHNIPEFNLLAHNITLPGLSPLFPSIHCTPSYEICQLITGEGEINAAATLSALTLSPTFNLTSTYFLLAGIAGISPEIGPTASVTFARFAVQVALQYEFDAREIPANMSTGYLPQGSTSTAATGQFPGDIYGTEVFELNAALRRVAAQFATNATLADSRAAREYRALYAGAPGGLYDNATGSPRVIECDTSTSDVYFSGRRLGEAFANTTRAWTGGKGVYCTSQQEDNASLEVLLRGAVGGLVDFSRIVVMRTGSDFDRPHLGETAQENLFGAEEQGAFEPAVENLYRAGIRVVEGILGDWEGRFERGIRAGNYIGDVLGTLGGKPDFGPQAGNVKRAMKGRSRR encoded by the exons ATGCAGTTCCTCAAGTCCGTTTTCGCAGGGTTGCTGTTCGCCCTCTCGATGCCTTCGGGCACGGGGGCATCGGATCTATACAGACAGCATAAGATTTCCCCCAaagtcttcatcgtctcgatG TTCCCCCCCGAAGCCCAAATTTGGCACAACATCCCCGAATTCAACCTGCTCGCCCACAACATCACCCTCCCAGGCCTCtcccccctcttcccctccatccacTGCACCCCATCCTACGAAATCTGCCAACTCATCACCGGCGAAGGCGAAATCAACGCCGCAGCAACCCTCTCGGCACTAACTCTCTCCCCCACCTTCAACCTAACAAGCACctacttcctcctcgccggaATCGCAGGAATAAGCCCTGAAATCGGACCCACAGCGTCCGTGACATTCGCGCGCTTCGCCGTGCAAGTCGCCCTGCAGTATGAGTTCGATGCGCGCGAGATCCCCGCTAATATGTCCACGGGATACCTGCCCCAGGGTTCAACCAGTACTGCAGCGACGGGGCAATTTCCCGGCGATATCTACGGGACGGAGGTGTTTGAGCTCAACGCGGCTTTGCGGCGCGTTGCGGCGCAGTTCGCGACGAATGCGACGCTGGCGGATTCCCGTGCCGCGAGGGAATACCGTGCGCTCTATGCGGGGGCGCCTGGTGGGTTGTATGATAATGCGACTGGGTCTCCGCGTGTGATTGAGTGTGATACCTCGACGAGTGATGTTTATTTCAGCGGGAGGAGGCTGGGGGAGGCGTTTGCGAATACGACGCGGGCGTGGACGGGTGGGAAGGGTGTTTACTGTACGTCGCAGCAGGAGGATAATGCGTcgttggaggtgttgttgCGGGGCGCggttggtgggttggttgATTTCTCGAGGATTGTTGTGATGCGGACGGGGTCGGACTTTGATAGGCCGCATTTGGGGGAGACGGCGCAGGAGAATCTGTTTGGGGCGGAGGAGCAGGGCGCGTTTGAGCCTGCGGTGGAGAATCTTTATCGTGCTGGTATTCGGGTTGTTGAGGGGATCTTGGGGGATTGGGAGGGGAGGTTTGAGAGGGGGATTAGGGCTGGGAATTATATCGGTGATGTGCTGGGGACTCTTGGTGGGAAGCCGGACTTTGGACCGCAGGCTGGGAATGTAAAGAGGGCGATGAAGGGGAGGTCGAGAAGATGA